The region TGTCTTAGCAGTAGTAACAAAAGTTATATCCATACCTGATATTTTGTTTACTTTATCAATATCAATTTCTGGGAAAATGATTTGCTCCAAAACACCAAGGTTATAGTTTCCTCTTCCATCAAAACCAGTAGCTTTGATTCCGCTGAAATCTCTTACGCGTGGTAAAGCAGAAGTGATAAGCCTATCTAAAAACTCATACATTCTTTCTCCACGCAAAGTAACTTTTGCTCCAATAGGCATTCCTTTTCTCAATTTGAAAGACGCAACGTCTTTCTTAGAGATTGTAGAAACTGCTTTTTGACCAGTAATTTTTGTCAATTCATCAACTGCATAGTCAATCAATTTTTTATCAGAAACTGCTGCTCCAACTCCACGGCTCAAAACGATTTTTTCCAATTTTGGAACTTCCATTACGTTTATGTATCCGTACTCCTCTTTAAGAGCAGAG is a window of Flavobacterium acetivorans DNA encoding:
- the rplE gene encoding 50S ribosomal protein L5, which gives rise to MAYIPRLKEEYKSRVISALKEEYGYINVMEVPKLEKIVLSRGVGAAVSDKKLIDYAVDELTKITGQKAVSTISKKDVASFKLRKGMPIGAKVTLRGERMYEFLDRLITSALPRVRDFSGIKATGFDGRGNYNLGVLEQIIFPEIDIDKVNKISGMDITFVTTAKTDKEAKSLLAELGLPFKKN